A region of Polyangium spumosum DNA encodes the following proteins:
- the tnpB gene encoding IS66 family insertion sequence element accessory protein TnpB (TnpB, as the term is used for proteins encoded by IS66 family insertion elements, is considered an accessory protein, since TnpC, encoded by a neighboring gene, is a DDE family transposase.), producing the protein MIPARMAIYVSTERLDLRRSFDGLAGAVREVLREDPLSGALFMFFNKTADRVKILWWDRTGFCLLYKRLERGTFRVPEGLEPGATCIPIEAAEMARLLEGIQLPPAKQRIRALDAGTVR; encoded by the coding sequence GTGATTCCGGCACGAATGGCGATCTACGTCTCGACCGAGCGGCTCGACTTGCGTCGTTCGTTCGATGGGCTCGCGGGGGCCGTGCGCGAGGTGCTGCGGGAGGATCCGCTCTCTGGTGCGCTGTTCATGTTCTTCAACAAGACAGCGGATCGGGTGAAGATCCTCTGGTGGGATCGCACGGGGTTTTGCCTGCTTTACAAGCGGCTCGAGCGCGGGACGTTCCGCGTGCCCGAGGGGCTCGAGCCGGGCGCGACGTGCATCCCGATCGAGGCCGCCGAGATGGCCAGGCTCCTCGAAGGAATCCAGCTCCCGCCGGCGAAGCAGCGCATCCGCGCGCTCGATGCGGGTACGGTCAGGTAA
- a CDS encoding DUF6573 family protein, which translates to MSDEDDDVGVEFILIAAYNRAQALEDGTLVDVTVLAKQAGIKAPVALTRSVWEKYVELSPAAEEAGNDTTGRLWDILWMFRCAALQRPDEAEIRYKLYVVTDAIEPSLVDLKAIIGPGDDGEAVITILLPEED; encoded by the coding sequence GTGAGCGACGAAGATGATGATGTCGGTGTAGAGTTTATCCTGATTGCGGCCTACAATCGCGCGCAGGCACTCGAAGACGGCACGCTCGTCGACGTCACCGTGCTCGCGAAGCAGGCCGGGATCAAGGCGCCGGTGGCGCTGACGCGCTCCGTCTGGGAGAAGTACGTCGAGCTGTCACCGGCCGCGGAGGAGGCGGGGAACGATACGACGGGCAGGCTCTGGGACATCCTGTGGATGTTCCGCTGCGCCGCCCTGCAACGGCCGGATGAAGCTGAGATCCGGTACAAGTTGTATGTCGTCACCGACGCGATCGAACCGTCCCTCGTCGACCTGAAGGCCATCATCGGGCCCGGCGACGATGGCGAGGCGGTCATCACGATCCTCTTGCCCGAAGAGGATTGA
- a CDS encoding DUF6884 domain-containing protein, translated as MFTEKQPGAPRVALVGCSALKSKRPALAKEFYTSALFRAAYEYAEKTCGAVIIVSAFYGAVAPKTVLRPYDRNLRKLRKSEREDWGARTVGEVLPSFSVPPQLVILAGKVYADALVHGAHWHNLPRPEQPLRGIRGCGARVAWLKAHTPEGSKPKRA; from the coding sequence ATGTTCACGGAGAAACAGCCGGGCGCCCCACGGGTCGCACTCGTGGGGTGCTCAGCGTTGAAGAGCAAGAGGCCTGCGCTGGCCAAGGAGTTCTACACGTCGGCGCTGTTTCGAGCGGCCTACGAATATGCCGAGAAGACGTGTGGCGCTGTGATCATCGTCTCCGCCTTCTACGGCGCGGTCGCTCCGAAGACCGTGCTTCGGCCGTACGACCGAAACCTCCGGAAACTCCGCAAGAGCGAGCGCGAAGATTGGGGCGCGCGGACGGTCGGTGAAGTGTTGCCGTCGTTCAGCGTGCCTCCGCAGCTCGTGATCCTGGCCGGGAAGGTGTATGCCGATGCGCTCGTGCATGGAGCGCATTGGCATAACCTTCCGAGGCCGGAGCAGCCGTTGCGTGGGATTCGGGGATGCGGGGCACGGGTGGCGTGGCTGAAGGCGCATACGCCGGAAGGTTCGAAACCAAAACGAGCGTGA
- a CDS encoding YifB family Mg chelatase-like AAA ATPase yields MGKHPQSEKCLRSEVLSISLTGLVASLVSIVVTIETGASMFQLVGLAEVSLRETKVRVRSALAQVGVRLDGYNITVKISPADLRNDGFFDLAIATAVILAFEKKTLPGAVVLGELSLSGGVRPVRGVLPALRGVASKGIQHAIVPRANLAEAASASELDVRVAGKLDAVQDYLRGACELERASLPFRPKQSAALDLSDMRGMASTRRAIEIAAAGQHSILLVGPPGAGITMASRRIPTILPPMSADEALEVTSIHSVAGLLNSEQGLATNRPFRAPHHSVAPAGLVGGGEPVRPGEVSLAHGGVLFLDELPEFRRSSLALLETTLAHGEAVIIRGQSRTVFPARPLLVLATHACPCGFYGDAKRRCTCSVEQIRRHRERVHGPLFERVDMQIVVPPVDVAQLGGKAKGENSETVRNRVVAARTIQHARGARQKVASSLNTTLNDRELGRIAVPDAQGKRTLEQAVERLGLSASLRTKVLRVARTIADLDGSEVVRAPHVAEAVLLAPVFGRG; encoded by the coding sequence ATGGGGAAGCATCCCCAATCGGAGAAGTGCCTCCGGAGCGAGGTGCTTTCCATCTCGCTCACGGGTCTCGTCGCGTCGCTCGTGAGCATCGTCGTCACGATCGAGACGGGCGCGAGCATGTTTCAGCTCGTCGGTCTCGCGGAAGTGAGCCTGCGCGAGACGAAGGTACGCGTCCGCTCCGCTCTCGCGCAAGTCGGCGTGCGGCTCGACGGCTACAACATCACGGTCAAGATCTCCCCCGCAGATCTTCGGAATGATGGGTTCTTCGACCTGGCCATTGCGACAGCAGTGATTCTTGCCTTTGAGAAGAAGACGCTGCCGGGCGCCGTCGTGCTCGGCGAGCTGTCCCTCTCGGGGGGAGTGCGGCCCGTTCGTGGGGTGCTGCCGGCGCTGCGGGGTGTGGCGAGCAAGGGGATCCAGCATGCGATCGTGCCCCGTGCCAACCTCGCGGAGGCTGCGAGCGCATCGGAGCTCGACGTGCGTGTGGCGGGGAAGTTGGATGCCGTGCAGGACTACCTGCGAGGAGCCTGCGAACTCGAGCGCGCGAGCTTGCCCTTCCGACCGAAGCAGTCTGCGGCGCTCGATCTGTCGGACATGCGCGGGATGGCCTCCACGCGGCGAGCGATCGAGATCGCGGCGGCGGGCCAGCATTCGATTCTCCTCGTCGGCCCGCCCGGTGCTGGGATCACGATGGCCTCGCGCCGCATCCCCACGATCCTGCCCCCGATGTCCGCGGACGAGGCGCTCGAAGTCACGAGCATCCACTCCGTCGCCGGATTGCTCAATTCGGAGCAGGGGCTCGCTACGAACCGGCCGTTCCGGGCACCGCATCATTCGGTGGCTCCGGCAGGACTTGTCGGAGGAGGAGAGCCCGTGCGTCCCGGGGAGGTGTCCCTCGCCCACGGCGGCGTCTTGTTCCTCGACGAATTGCCGGAGTTCCGTCGGAGTTCGCTCGCTCTGCTGGAGACAACGCTCGCTCACGGAGAAGCGGTCATCATCCGAGGGCAGAGCCGCACGGTTTTCCCTGCGCGTCCTCTCCTGGTTCTGGCAACGCACGCGTGCCCTTGCGGATTCTACGGGGACGCGAAACGGCGGTGCACATGTTCCGTCGAGCAGATCCGGCGTCATCGGGAGCGAGTGCACGGGCCGCTTTTCGAGCGAGTCGACATGCAGATCGTGGTGCCGCCTGTCGACGTCGCGCAGCTCGGGGGCAAGGCGAAGGGCGAGAACAGCGAGACGGTGCGGAACCGGGTCGTTGCAGCACGAACGATCCAGCATGCGCGCGGGGCGCGGCAGAAGGTCGCCTCCTCGCTCAACACCACGTTGAACGACCGCGAGCTCGGGCGTATCGCTGTGCCTGATGCGCAGGGCAAGCGGACCCTGGAGCAGGCCGTCGAGCGTCTCGGGCTGTCGGCCAGCCTCCGGACCAAGGTGCTCCGCGTGGCCCGAACGATCGCTGACCTCGACGGGAGCGAGGTCGTCCGCGCGCCGCACGTAGCCGAGGCCGTTCTCCTCGCTCCTGTCTTCGGGCGTGGCTGA
- the tnpA gene encoding IS66 family insertion sequence element accessory protein TnpA, which yields MATRTTRTERRWRRIVEDWRQSGLSARAFAKGRGVSAGMIYAWSSRLGKQDASLPTTASPTTAPKFLPVAIIEDTPAVSAERPSVLEVVLPRGEVIRVSPGADLAQLGRVVAALRGGAA from the coding sequence ATGGCTACACGGACGACGAGGACCGAGCGCCGGTGGCGGCGCATCGTGGAGGATTGGCGACAGAGTGGCCTGTCTGCGCGGGCGTTCGCCAAGGGCAGGGGCGTCAGTGCTGGGATGATCTACGCGTGGAGCAGCCGGCTGGGAAAGCAGGACGCGTCCCTGCCGACCACCGCCTCGCCGACGACCGCGCCGAAGTTCCTTCCGGTCGCGATCATCGAGGATACGCCCGCAGTTTCGGCGGAGCGCCCGTCCGTGCTCGAGGTCGTCTTGCCGCGCGGCGAAGTCATTCGCGTCTCGCCGGGAGCGGACCTCGCCCAGCTCGGCCGCGTCGTCGCGGCCCTGCGCGGAGGTGCAGCGTGA
- the recA gene encoding recombinase RecA: protein MQQNNGALRGALQAIEKQYGKGAIMSLGDDNPDRGVRVLPTGSLALDAALGIGGYPRGRIVEIYGPESSGKTTLTLHALYEAQKAKGIAAFIDAEHAFDPNYARNIGVDVNRLLVSQPDNGEQALEIVETLTRSGAVDVIVIDSVAALTPKAEIEGDMGDAHMGLQARLMSQALRKLTAIAYRAETLLIFINQLRHKIGVVFGSPETTTGGNALKFYASVRLDVRRVGPLKLGDQVVGAKTRVKVVKNKCAPPFREAEFDIRWGLGIDAAGDLIDVGLSLGVLKQSGAYISFNGESLGQGRERAREALKGPIGAAIRAAVEAAKDTRVAAE, encoded by the coding sequence ATGCAGCAGAACAACGGCGCTCTCCGCGGCGCCCTGCAGGCCATCGAGAAACAGTACGGCAAGGGGGCGATCATGAGCCTCGGGGACGACAATCCGGATCGCGGCGTGCGCGTCTTGCCCACGGGCTCGCTCGCGCTCGATGCCGCCCTCGGGATCGGAGGATATCCGCGCGGCAGGATCGTGGAGATCTACGGGCCCGAGTCGTCGGGCAAGACCACGCTCACCCTGCACGCGCTCTACGAGGCGCAGAAGGCGAAGGGCATCGCCGCGTTCATCGACGCCGAGCACGCGTTCGACCCGAACTACGCACGCAACATCGGCGTCGACGTCAACCGCCTGCTCGTCTCGCAGCCGGACAATGGCGAGCAGGCCCTCGAGATCGTCGAGACGCTCACGCGCTCCGGCGCCGTCGACGTCATCGTCATCGACTCGGTCGCGGCTTTGACACCGAAGGCCGAGATCGAGGGCGACATGGGTGACGCGCACATGGGCCTCCAGGCGCGGCTGATGAGCCAAGCCCTGCGCAAGCTCACGGCCATCGCGTACCGGGCCGAGACGCTGCTTATCTTCATCAACCAACTCCGGCACAAGATCGGCGTCGTCTTCGGCAGTCCCGAGACGACCACGGGCGGCAATGCGCTCAAGTTCTACGCGAGCGTGCGCCTGGACGTCCGCCGCGTGGGGCCCCTGAAGCTCGGGGACCAGGTGGTCGGCGCGAAGACGCGCGTGAAGGTCGTGAAGAACAAATGCGCGCCTCCGTTCCGGGAGGCGGAGTTCGACATTCGCTGGGGGCTCGGAATCGACGCGGCCGGTGATCTCATCGACGTCGGTCTCTCGCTCGGCGTGCTCAAGCAGAGCGGGGCATACATCTCGTTCAACGGCGAATCGCTTGGGCAGGGAAGGGAGCGCGCCAGGGAGGCGCTCAAGGGGCCCATTGGCGCGGCAATACGGGCCGCAGTCGAGGCGGCGAAGGATACGCGCGTCGCCGCCGAGTAG
- a CDS encoding IS66 family transposase, producing MEELTALPKSPIGQAIGYARNQWVPLTRFLDDGRLRLDNNQSELELRREAVGRKNWLFVGSDEGAEWNAIAVSLIASCELHGIEPWAYLRDVLILLPDWPRDRVLELSPKYWKQTLEQTDARERLDRSLWSRVQRPPAST from the coding sequence GTGGAGGAGCTCACGGCATTGCCCAAGAGCCCCATCGGCCAGGCCATCGGCTACGCCCGCAATCAGTGGGTGCCCCTCACGCGATTCCTCGACGACGGCCGGCTGCGCCTGGACAACAACCAATCGGAGCTCGAACTCCGCCGGGAGGCTGTCGGCCGAAAGAATTGGCTTTTCGTCGGCAGTGACGAGGGCGCCGAATGGAACGCCATCGCCGTCTCGCTCATCGCCTCCTGCGAGCTCCACGGCATCGAGCCCTGGGCTTACCTGCGAGACGTATTGATCCTCCTGCCCGATTGGCCCCGCGACCGCGTCCTCGAGCTGTCGCCCAAGTACTGGAAGCAAACCCTCGAGCAGACTGACGCTCGTGAGCGGCTCGATCGGAGCCTCTGGAGCCGCGTCCAGCGTCCGCCGGCCTCGACCTGA
- the dndB gene encoding DNA sulfur modification protein DndB gives MATDTASEWAFPAIRGVQAGGEYYSIMVRLRDISRPFAPVDAKLPPELRAQRVLSRTRVPKIADYITSNPTSYTLPALVGAVDGLPRFEPGHEKSHMGTLYIPRDMTVAVLDGQHRRAAVAMALSQEYVRKRRGSLGDESICVTLFVDAGLEKAQQRFADLNRFAVRPNNSLGLLYDHRDELAKLTRAVVRDVFLFHQLTDGEKTSVSGGSNKLFALASIHAATRALLAGFSGSFETARQIAVEFWTELTRVMPDWHEVGLGKIRASALRDRCVHAHAVVLEALGRVGNALLRERREDWKSVLTKLGTLDWSRAHRRWEGRAVVNSRVLKNAASVILTANLIKHHLGLELAIDERRYEPAQVGKDDRPGDEALRAVPGATAA, from the coding sequence ATGGCGACCGACACTGCGTCGGAATGGGCGTTCCCGGCGATCCGGGGCGTGCAGGCCGGTGGCGAGTATTACTCGATCATGGTGCGGCTCCGGGATATCTCCAGGCCGTTCGCCCCCGTCGATGCGAAGCTGCCGCCCGAGCTTCGGGCGCAGCGGGTCTTGAGCAGGACGCGCGTGCCGAAGATCGCCGACTACATCACCAGCAATCCGACGAGCTATACGCTGCCAGCCCTGGTCGGCGCCGTCGATGGCCTGCCTCGATTCGAGCCAGGTCACGAGAAGAGCCACATGGGCACACTCTACATCCCGCGGGACATGACCGTTGCGGTCCTCGATGGGCAGCATCGGCGGGCGGCCGTCGCAATGGCGCTCTCGCAGGAGTACGTGAGGAAGAGGCGGGGATCGCTCGGAGACGAGAGCATCTGCGTGACGTTGTTCGTCGACGCGGGCCTCGAGAAGGCGCAGCAGAGGTTCGCGGACCTGAACCGGTTCGCGGTGCGGCCGAACAACTCGCTCGGGCTCTTGTACGACCATCGCGACGAGCTCGCGAAACTCACGCGCGCCGTCGTGCGTGACGTCTTCCTTTTTCACCAGCTCACCGATGGGGAGAAGACTTCGGTGTCGGGCGGGTCGAACAAGCTCTTCGCGCTTGCGAGCATCCACGCGGCCACGAGGGCGCTGCTTGCGGGCTTCAGCGGGAGCTTCGAGACCGCGAGGCAGATTGCCGTCGAGTTCTGGACCGAGCTGACGCGCGTCATGCCGGACTGGCACGAGGTCGGCCTCGGCAAGATCCGCGCGTCTGCGCTGCGAGATCGGTGCGTGCACGCGCATGCGGTCGTGCTCGAGGCCCTCGGTCGCGTCGGCAACGCCCTGCTGCGGGAGCGGCGCGAGGACTGGAAGAGCGTGCTGACGAAGCTCGGGACGCTCGACTGGTCGCGGGCCCATCGGCGGTGGGAGGGGCGCGCGGTTGTGAACAGCAGGGTCTTGAAGAACGCAGCGAGCGTCATCCTCACGGCGAACCTGATCAAGCATCACCTCGGCCTCGAGCTCGCCATCGACGAGCGGCGGTACGAGCCGGCGCAGGTCGGCAAGGACGACAGACCGGGGGACGAGGCTCTGCGGGCCGTCCCCGGGGCAACGGCGGCCTGA